The following nucleotide sequence is from Salvia miltiorrhiza cultivar Shanhuang (shh) chromosome 7, IMPLAD_Smil_shh, whole genome shotgun sequence.
GCCGCCATTGAATTTGTACTTCTTCAAACTTAAGCACAAAATCATGTAATGATATGCTTGCACTACAAAGGTTCTTAATAACCTTGTTTGTTACCTCACTACGCGATGTTGCATGTAGGCCGGCACAAAATCGCTGATTTGTAAAGACAGAGGACCACCTCTTTTTCAACCCGTACATGGTATTAAACCATCTATTCTCTTCAAGCCTGTATTCATCAATCATACACATCCACATTACTTCAAATTCATCCTCAGTATCACATCCATTCATACAATGAAACCAAGCTTTTTTGAAGAATGAATTCCCATTCAACTTCCCAAAATGCGATGGCGCGTTTTGGTTGATATGCCACTGACATAGACGATGACTAGCGCTCGGGAATACGGAATCAATTGCATTCATAAGCGATTGGCATTGATCCGTAAAAATTATGTCCGGTTGTTTCGAATGCATAGACTTCAAGAAAGTGGAAAGTAACCATTCGTAAGATCGGGTGGTTTCATCAGATAGGAAACCAATTCCAAACATAACATTCTTCAAATGATGGTTCACACCAACAAAAGAAACACAAACAAGCTTGTATCTGTTGGTCCGATACGTACTATCTACAGACAACACATCTCCGAAATAATCGTAGTCCAAAGAGCTGCGAGAGTCTCTGAAGAAAAAATTCATAAGTCGCCCTTCATCATCTACTTGAAAGTCAAAATAAAAGAATGTCTCACTATTCGACATCTTGCTGAAATATTGAATAAGGCtatttgcatcaccgttttccACTTTTGTCTTCATCTTTAAGCCATTAATGTGATTATAAGCATCCTTCCGTGTAAAACCACAATTTTGTGGCCCGCCTGACTCCTTCTCAATGAATGCACAAGCCCGAGAGATGCCAATGCCTGCTGAATTCATTGCTTCTATCAAAAGTTTCTTACATTTAGACACAGAACGGGCAGACCGTAACAAATACGACTGGCCAGAGGGGAATAATTCATGATTGTGTTCTCTGTACCAAGAACTCACTTTCCATGGCTGATTACGTCTGCGTGACACCCTTAGCTTTGCCTTACACATGGTCTTTCGATCTTGCTTCTTGTAAGTAGCCATCCCTCTATCCAATGATGTCTTCGTTTCACTCCTACCATGGCAAGAGCAAAGAAATGTTTGGAAACTACATATTTTAGTATGATTAAAGTAACCTTTGTTATCTCTTGTCACACTAAACCCCTTCAGTCTTGCATACTCGCAATATAAAATATGAGCTGCTTCGGGATCATTCACAGATTTTCCAACATCTAATACCATCTCAAGTACATCAATCCTATTAAGTAGATCGACAAAATTGGCACAATCATGCTCAACATGTTGCTCATCTtcaacattttcctcaacttcTTCAACGCTTTCATCCTTATCTCCGTCTCCAACATCTGAATTATCATCACAATCTTCGTTTCTATTTTCAACATTATTGTCATCAACAAATGCTTCCTTCCTTGACGATACTTCATCTTCATCGCCAACATCATTAGTTGGATACTCGTTCAAATTAAAATCCATCATTAACCTATAATGACACAAAAATCATTCGCAATACGAACAAAAGTAATTCATATCACTATAACAAGGCAATCGCCGAAAGCTGCCGatacttttaaaaaaattcataaataattcatatagttgCCGAAACATTATAAGAATTGCCGAAATAAATGGAAATCTGCCGACATATTTCAAATATTGCCGAATTAATCCAATAACTGacgaaattttttaaaaatgccgAAATAATTCAAAAGCTTTAAATAAATGAGAAATCATATATCGGCAGGTTTCTCGGCATGATTATATATAACTATTAGAAAAAATTACGCATTTGAAAGAAACAAACTGCCGAAATTATGAAAAACCCAAGAAACATGCAACAAGATAAGAAAATCATCATGTTgagtttaaaaataaaacttacgAACATCATATTATAATAATCATGAATAACAATGTACGAATCTAATtaacaaaacataaaatcaGCAACAACAGCCgacaaaaatggaaaataaaaaatgaaacttCAAACGTGGATTAAGAACACAAAAATTCGCGGTCCTTACAAATCATACAACAACCTCACGATTTAAATTCCAAAATTCGAGCTTACGGAGCTTGcgatttaattttgatatgaaaACAATGAAGAGTTTCAAAATGAGCTGATAGATTCGTAGAAAAGAAAAGTAGTCCAAGAGTCGCCTGAATATATCAATAAAAAAGTTTCATCCCAAAAAGGGCGGCAAAAATACAAAATTCTAGGTTGGGCGGAGGTTTTACCAGCATAAGTTGCCCAATGCTGATGCCGAATTATAACGTGCCCCGAGAACGTAATGATGACTTCACGGAAGGAGTTAACAGCGTTAACTCAACTCTACaaaagaaaattcaaaattcataaataggGTAAGGACACGTGTCGACAATCAAATATGAGGGTGCCGGGCACCTATGTGCGCGGTAGAATTTACcctcatttgtggacggcacgagttttaagaaatgtattgagtgtagtgtgaatagaataaAGGTCCCacctttttgagtgtattaattaaagtgttgtgtggggtacacttgttaaaaaggaaaatgagtactcatttcgtggacggacgaaaatgaaaatatgggtactcatttcgtggacggagggagtaataaaaaatgaatatttttataaattaattcaaaagAAACATATTGATCCACCATACATAGAATTTGGATTCACTAATATATTTTGCAAAATAATCCTTATTAGTTATCAAGTAGAAATTAAAGGAAGTCAAGCAAATGAACTGAACGACAAAATATATGTTTTACAGAGCTATTAATTGATGcctaaataaaagaatatttaaTTCTGTGTAAAACTTGCAAATAAATATACAAACCTAAATATTATTGTCAAAAATGGACTCTAACTTGACAATAAAACATTGTGGTTTTACTTAtatatgcaatatatatattgagaataAGTAAATCCCGAAGAATCATGaaagaaattaataaaagtaGAAAAGATAAGTGAATAaatctatacatatattaaaGCTTAGAATTCTAGGATAGTGTGCTCCCGCCAAGAGCCACATCAATTGGCCCAATGTATCTTTCTGATTCTTATCCGCTGGGTTTGAGAATGCAGGCAATTTTGGCTCCAACAGTACAGCCcacatttgaattttgaattttttggagcccaaattattgctttctttctcTATAAATAGCAGTTCATCAGCTGCTAACCCACACTTGAGCTATCCGATTTTAAGCTCTGCTCTTTTTTTACGATTTAATCTGAAGTTTTTCAACAAGCCATTTTCTCTTCTCCGAAATttttttgttcatataaatatgTTTTCCTCTGAAACTTTTCTATACTTTCATCTGGAGTCGATTTGCAGATCACTTGAGCCtataaatatcaaatttatttcaGACTACATTTTCACCACtgaaactttctctctctaatcttgaTTATTCTCTCTTTCTAATCTCGATTATTCTAAATCTTTTGTATGTTTTTTATGTGGTAAATTCCTGCAAAATTtctctttaatttttgttattcaaaatttcttttttattttgttcagTTTTTTgctatttacttttattttctcaGCAGATCAACACTAAAATCTCTCAATGCAGCAGGAAGTATTGCACATCAGATCTGCAAAAGCCACACAAAAAAAATGATGGTTTTAGTGTATATTCAAGATTTATAGCAAGTGGCGTCAAAAAGAAGAAATTTCATATCACACCAAAGAGTGCTTCAGTAGTGTATATTCAAGATTTATAGCAAGTTGGcatcaagaagaagaaatttcaTATTATCACACTTTTATATTCAAGATTTACAGCATTCAAGAGTTTTAATGTGGAGCAAATCATATATTGTTGCTATAATTTCTAAATGGGCCAATATGATAGACAAGGATTGGattatctctctctcctcacccCTACCCAGAGTGCAGGAAGTGTTTTGAAAGCATTTTCAATATATAACTCACAATctttaaaaattgatttattggGTGTTAGTGTATAAAGATCTGCGCTTGAAGAACATAAACATTACTTGTGTTATTGTGAGGTTCTAAAGTATCTCTTTCCAGAGAAAAGTCTTATGTAAATTGTTAGATAGTGATCATACCTTTTTATCAAGAAAATGAGTGCTTCACACAAATCACCGGTAGTGAATTTGCCTTCACCCAATAGTGATACCACATAATATCCATCTTCACTTCCTCACTTCCTCGATGTTCATCCAGCGCCGAGAGCAGCACCTACAAAATATAGGTAACCAAACAAAGTTTACTCTGCAGGTTTAGGAAGTTGTAAAAATAAACGAGAATGTAAATCAGTAACAAACACTGTCGAAGGATAATGAATTTGTGTGGATATTCATAGATCTACATGCGATAAAAAAAGATGTTCATAGATCTACGAAAATCAGATaccaaaaaataatactaaaatCAGATGCCAAAATAATGTTCATAGATCTACAAAAATCAAATGACAAAAACAGATGCCAAAAAATAATGCCAAAATCAGATCTACgaaattattaaaatgcgattttatataaaaagggaaaaggaaataaatgttcataaaaacaaaaatgataTTCATAGATCTATTGATGAAGCTATGAACAAAAAAAGCTCATCAGCAgcaaaaaaaaacttattcttttcaaatgatATTCATAGATCTACAAAAATGATactataaaaacaaaaaaaaattaaaaattaaaagacaaaaaactaataaatgtaaaaaaatagaTCTTCACTCCGGCTCCCCACCACCATACGAAGATGTGGTGGCGTTAACAGCTGCTTCGCCTTTTTCGCTGTCAGTATTTTTGTCCGATTCTGAAATTTAGGTGTTCAGAGAGAAGAGGTGAGACCGTGAGAGGGGGCGTAAGttagggttttatttttggGAGTGGCCAAAGAAAACGATGCAGACGAGGGAGAAGAGGAAAAGGGAATATGGAGAACGCTGGAAGAAGGTGAATATGGAGAAGGCTGGAATTGAAGGGGAAGAGTATGCAGACGAGGGAGAAGAGGAAAATGGAAGATCTGGTGTCTGgaaatatcgcatttactaatcttaatcataaataaaagagcgggctactacatactacccctcttaaaaaaaatttcgtcccgaaatttgcatatcatcgcaaaagttctgggtattttctCTCGTCTTGCTTTCAAGTTCTCGCgtagctctttttttttttttttttttttttgttcatataatgactcataaggtgccatattaATGATcgcctgataactattattgGCAAACTCAATCAATGAATGAATGCACTAATTCtcaacttccacctctgtctaTTACTACTACTCTTAACATGTTTTCGAAAATCTGAATTGTTCTCTCAAACTATCGATCTGTTTGAGGGTGGAAGGTAGCATTGAAATTAAACCTTGTGCCCAATTCCTTCTGTAAGTTCATCTATAGTCTGGGTGTGAACTTTGAATCCcggtctgaagtgattgacATGGGCACGCCGTGCAATGCACAATTTCTCGAATATACAGATGGGCTAGCTTGTTCGATCTGTAACTAATCGGTATTGTTATAAAACGAGCGCATTTCGTGAGTCGCTCCACTATTACGCAAATGGCGGTGTTTCCTCTTTTCGACTTGTAAACTAGTTACAAAATCCATTTTTATGTGCTCCCAttttcattttgaaatgttCAATTGTTGTAGCTTCCACATGGTCTTTAGTGCAAAGCTTCGcttgttggcatgctaggcatccCTCAACAAATGAAGCTATATCTTTCTTCGAACCTTTTCACCAAAAATTTTCTCTAAGTCCTGATACATTTTGTGCTttccgggtgggcagtatacgGCGGGTCATGAGCCTTACTCATTATCTCATCTTTGAGTTTGTCATCATGGGGGATATACAATCTTTCATGAACATTAACGCATTATCCACGTCTCATGGTACGTCTAGGCTTGCCTGATCTTATTGCTAAACGTATTTTCTCCAAGGTCTCATTCCTTCTTTACGCATTATCAGCTTTCCTATAAAGTTGGGTGTTATTACCATCGTGGCAATAATCCCTTCTACAGATTCTAGTGGTTGAACCACTTCTAAATTCATTCTACTAAAATCTTTCATGGGTTCCTTTTCCTGAGTGAGGGGAGATCCCAACTTAagttgagtcttacgactcaaggaATCGTCTACCTAGTTAGTCTTGcatgggtggtagttaatactacAGTCACAGTCCTTcgctagttcgagccatctttaCTGTCTCATGTTAAGATCTTCTTGCTCAAAAATATTACAGATTTTtatggtctgtgaatatctcgcaCCTGACTTCATATAGGTGTTGTCCTTACTGCAGTTAATTCTAGTTTATGAGTTggctagttcaattcatgtggttaATGCTACCGTGATGCGTATGTtgtcactcttccttcttgcgttAACATGCAACTAAGTACTCTCCTTGGACACGTCTGTATAAATCACATATTCTTTGTCAGCTGTTGGAACAGCTAtggttaacttctccttgagcTTCTTGAAATCTTTTCTTACATACTTATGTCCAAGGAAATttaattcccttcctgagtaattGGGTCATTGGTCTTGttatttggaaaatccttctatgaatctcTTATAGCAACCTGCTAATTCCAAGAAACTTTTGATCTCATTgaggttagtaggcgatctccactcatgtacaacttgtacttCCTCAGGGTGCACTTTGATCCTTTCTAATGAGATAATAGGTCCCGGAAACGTGACTTTGTTGAGCCAAAAATCGCACTTGCAGAACTTAGCATAAAGATGCTTTGTTTTCAATGTTTTTAGGACTATCCTCAGGTGTTTCTCATGGTCCTTCTCGTTcctcgagtagatcaagacatcatctacgaaaactaagacaacttgcctaagtatggatggaacactcggttcatgaggtccacgaacatggctggtgcattggtcaatccaaatgacaccactacgaactcatagTGTCTATATCTGGTTCGGAAGACCATCTTGGGTACATCTTCTTATCAAATTTATAGTTGATGGTACCTAGACCTTAAATCTAGCTTTGAGGACACACTATCTCCTCTGAGCTGCTTGAAGAAGTCGTTTATCCTCGATAGAGGATACTTGTCCTTGAGTGTCACCTTGTTCAACTCTCCATAAGTTGATGTATATCCTCGGTAGAGgatacacattctcaatgtgccatctttattctttataaaAGAACGGGTGCACCCCGGTGAAATCTCTAGGAAACATTTGGAAATTCACGTACGATTGTCACGTCTCTTATACTTTTCTCGATTTCTGGTTTTCTGTGCAACTACACAAGGTAGGTTGGACAcccttttctcatcatctttgtTGCTTGAGGGGCGGAGATGATCGTCTTTCTCCTACCTATGCTGATCCCATGAAAACGTGTCGGTTCCTTCCCCGGGGTCAAAAAGAAATTTGACTTTCATTGCaaatgatggtggcatagttctcgactagccattccattcctaaaattGTGTATATGTCTCTCATCggcataacatacgagttgttcactacaactTTGAAAAATTTTATGCTCAACTCTAAATTCAATCACACAtgtgctattattgttgttgttgctgccgTTGGCATGGTTACTGCTCTTGGTATGgttgggcaaagcttggattgctcaaaTGCGGAGTTTGAACAGGCAAATTTAGCCTGAGACCCGCcctttgttgcttattcgggtaaCGATTTGCATAATGCTCATTCCAGTTGCTGTGCAACAACTTTCATTACCAGTCCTGGAGAGTTTCCCATGGTTCTTGTTACACTTTGGGCAGGGTAGAGTCCCATACTCGTTATCCCCCATCTGTTTAGATGTGTCATAGTCACGTTGTTGGGATGTCTGCCCCTGCCATGGCCTTTTTCTTAGCTTGGCCAGGGTTACTatatcccattttttttttattttatttatttatttttttttaattctgagCCTGAGTCTGTGGAGGTGCAGACGTAGGCGCAGTTGCTGGTCTCTCTCCCAGCATAGCTGCCTCAATGCCTAACGCTTTGCTAAGCGACTCAACGTAAGACGATCcaccatggcttgccaaagccattctAATCTCA
It contains:
- the LOC130994593 gene encoding protein FAR1-RELATED SEQUENCE 5-like isoform X1, whose translation is MMDFNLNEYPTNDVGDEDEVSSRKEAFVDDNNVENRNEDCDDNSDVGDGDKDESVEEVEENVEDEQHVEHDCANFVDLLNRIDVLEMVLDVGKSVNDPEAAHILYCEYARLKGFSVTRDNKGYFNHTKICSFQTFLCSCHGRSETKTSLDRGMATYKKQDRKTMCKAKLRVSRRRNQPWKVSSWYREHNHELFPSGQSYLLRSARSVSKCKKLLIEAMNSAGIGISRACAFIEKESGGPQNCGFTRKDAYNHINGLKMKTKVENGDANSLIQYFSKMSNSETFFYFDFQVDDEGRLMNFFFRDSRSSLDYDYFGDVLSVDSTYRTNRYKLVCVSFVGVNHHLKNVMFGIGFLSDETTRSYEWLLSTFLKSMHSKQPDIIFTDQCQSLMNAIDSVFPSASHRLCQWHINQNAPSHFGKLNGNSFFKKAWFHCMNGCDTEDEFEVMWMCMIDEYRLEENRWFNTMYGLKKRWSSVFTNQRFCAGLHATSRSEVTNKVIKNLCSASISLHDFVLKFEEVQIQWRRKEAEEDALCIGMPGLFVQNNELLNSAAKFLTRSVFRKLEHEASYSMNVDLIKGPSSYASDDIEFTVSSGNSGGNPRLVKFNRSSELASCTCRLFETAGFLCSHIFKIYYLMNVKSIPKEYLLTRLSRLAKNRISMNVDFGNAVENDTELHISSLAFVNHLMRSTYELAEYAKMHSDKRGLIMNRLASLRKEVYGSKKDSNVSARQKPNLPKGGVAFRNPKVAKTRGETNSRIERHWDRSKGKGKEKIQKKKAGELSEIFWQRPNNFRKFPKICRVGRIFFPRAEIFAQGYETRASQKRKLQHSDNVRNCTLFDMPCGSVGTANPNDTPTSPRTHSDSVAYAKIITGEEPVNTTPTDDSKGGQRRPSKKRKLHNSDDVSNPAPFAMQSASHDNDVPYDTWDENFGWIHADSRTYVNIIDNEEPVIPNLDDDYEDLDLNFSLSRI
- the LOC130994593 gene encoding protein FAR1-RELATED SEQUENCE 5-like isoform X2; translation: MMDFNLNEYPTNDVGDEDEVSSRKEAFVDDNNVENRNEDCDDNSDVGDGDKDESVEEVEENVEDEQHVEHDCANFVDLLNRIDVLEMVLDVGKSVNDPEAAHILYCEYARLKGFSVTRDNKGYFNHTKICSFQTFLCSCHGRSETKTSLDRGMATYKKQDRKTMCKAKLRVSRRRNQPWKVSSWYREHNHELFPSGQSYLLRSARSVSKCKKLLIEAMNSAGIGISRACAFIEKESGGPQNCGFTRKDAYNHINGLKMKTKVENGDANSLIQYFSKMSNSETFFYFDFQVDDEGRLMNFFFRDSRSSLDYDYFGDVLSVDSTYRTNRYKLVCVSFVGVNHHLKNVMFGIGFLSDETTRSYEWLLSTFLKSMHSKQPDIIFTDQCQSLMNAIDSVFPSASHRLCQWHINQNAPSHFGKLNGNSFFKKAWFHCMNGCDTEDEFEVMWMCMIDEYRLEENRWFNTMYGLKKRWSSVFTNQRFCAGLHATSRSEVTNKVIKNLCSASISLHDFVLKFEEVQIQWRRKEAEEDALCIGMPGLFVQNNELLNSAAKFLTRSVFRKLEHEASYSMNVDLIKGPSSYASDDIEFTVSSGNSGGNPRLVKFNRSSELASCTCRLFETAGFLCSHIFKIYYLMNVKSIPKEYLLTRLSRLAKNRISMNVDFGNAVENDTELHISSLAFVNHLMRSTYELAEYAKMHSDKRGLIMNRLASLRKEVYGSKKDSNVSARQKPNLPKGGVAFRNPKVAKTRGETNSRIERHWDRSKGKGKEKIQKKKAGYETRASQKRKLQHSDNVRNCTLFDMPCGSVGTANPNDTPTSPRTHSDSVAYAKIITGEEPVNTTPTDDSKGGQRRPSKKRKLHNSDDVSNPAPFAMQSASHDNDVPYDTWDENFGWIHADSRTYVNIIDNEEPVIPNLDDDYEDLDLNFSLSRI